The Sulfurospirillum halorespirans DSM 13726 genome has a window encoding:
- a CDS encoding M67 family metallopeptidase, with protein sequence MIKIPQSVYDEIVAHALRDNPIEACGYLAGINGEVKYAIPMKNTDASNEHFSFDPQEQFDAFKKTQKEGLRLISVYHSHPETPARPSEEDIRLAFDPNVSYIIVSLAGEVPDMKSFIIKNKTVEKEEINII encoded by the coding sequence ATGATAAAAATCCCACAAAGCGTGTACGATGAAATCGTCGCACACGCACTTAGAGATAACCCGATTGAAGCGTGTGGTTATCTTGCAGGCATCAATGGCGAAGTGAAATACGCCATCCCTATGAAAAATACGGATGCAAGCAATGAACACTTCAGCTTTGATCCGCAAGAACAGTTTGATGCGTTTAAAAAGACGCAAAAAGAGGGGCTTAGACTTATTTCCGTCTATCACTCTCACCCAGAAACACCCGCTCGTCCGAGCGAAGAGGACATTCGTTTAGCATTTGATCCTAATGTCAGTTATATTATCGTCTCACTTGCAGGCGAGGTTCCTGATATGAAGTCATTTATTATTAAAAATAAAACGGTTGAAAAAGAAGAAATTAACATTATTTAA
- the cobA gene encoding uroporphyrinogen-III C-methyltransferase codes for MSTLGIALTPKRTLLIGAGKVAAQKARVLDSLDFAYEIVAASKLDAYFESKIFTCKAFEDADAEGFEVIIDATGNEQVTKRLVALKPLHHFWLNVVDVPELCDFYFSALTRRGDIQVAVSSGGSSPTLAQVIRNKIEKILPRDLTSLIDRLKNERKKPDRDLDKLKEIAKAGVGKVFLIGCGTGYVGNLTLDALNAFELLDVALVDALVSQEIRALIPLTCKVVDVSKKKGFHSKSQDEINALLVEYAKQGLVVGRLKGGDPLLFGRLGEEKQVLAQHGISFEVINGITSALRSCTVSGIVPTIRDISKGVTIVSAHLRETLFNDDWVGILKQPLHTVIVLMAHSFAKKIEDAIAKQEIDPNLPAAFVSKIDLPDQITIVGTVGKLDKMATLCATPAVLIIGECVAKENILPAENSGKIIYM; via the coding sequence ATGAGTACCTTAGGCATCGCACTCACGCCAAAACGCACACTTTTGATTGGGGCGGGCAAAGTCGCCGCACAAAAAGCGCGCGTACTGGACAGTCTTGATTTTGCGTACGAAATCGTCGCAGCATCAAAGCTCGATGCCTATTTTGAATCCAAAATCTTTACATGTAAAGCGTTTGAGGATGCTGATGCAGAGGGCTTTGAAGTGATTATTGACGCGACCGGCAATGAGCAGGTGACCAAGCGTTTGGTTGCCCTAAAACCGCTTCATCATTTTTGGCTCAATGTTGTCGACGTCCCTGAACTCTGCGATTTTTACTTTAGTGCGCTGACACGCCGTGGAGACATTCAAGTTGCCGTGAGTAGTGGAGGCAGTTCGCCAACCTTGGCGCAAGTCATTCGTAATAAGATCGAAAAAATTTTACCGCGTGATCTGACCTCACTCATCGACAGACTGAAAAACGAGCGTAAAAAACCCGATCGTGATTTGGATAAACTCAAAGAGATTGCCAAAGCAGGTGTGGGAAAAGTGTTTCTTATCGGCTGTGGAACAGGCTATGTCGGAAACCTCACACTCGATGCACTAAATGCGTTTGAACTGCTCGATGTAGCATTAGTGGATGCGTTGGTCTCGCAGGAGATTCGCGCCCTGATTCCGCTTACATGTAAAGTCGTCGATGTGAGCAAAAAGAAGGGGTTCCACTCCAAAAGTCAAGATGAAATTAACGCACTTTTGGTCGAATACGCGAAGCAAGGGTTGGTTGTTGGACGCCTAAAAGGAGGCGATCCGCTTCTGTTTGGGCGTTTGGGTGAAGAGAAGCAGGTTTTGGCTCAGCACGGCATCTCCTTTGAGGTCATTAATGGCATTACGTCAGCCCTAAGATCATGTACCGTTTCAGGCATTGTGCCAACGATTCGTGACATTTCCAAAGGGGTGACCATAGTCTCGGCACACCTTCGAGAAACGCTTTTCAACGATGATTGGGTGGGCATTTTAAAACAACCGTTACACACGGTAATCGTTTTGATGGCGCACAGTTTTGCGAAAAAAATCGAAGATGCCATTGCAAAACAAGAGATCGACCCCAACCTTCCTGCCGCGTTTGTCTCGAAGATTGACCTGCCCGATCAGATTACCATAGTGGGAACTGTGGGAAAATTGGATAAAATGGCAACACTATGTGCCACACCCGCGGTTCTCATCATTGGTGAGTGTGTCGCAAAAGAGAACATTTTACCAGCCGAAAATAGCGGCAAAATCATTTACATGTAA
- a CDS encoding sulfate adenylyltransferase subunit 1, whose amino-acid sequence MQRLNIVITGHVDHGKSTLIGRLLADTDSLPQGKLESVKKMCENNARPFEYAFLLDALADEQKQGITIDSARVFFQSKKREYIIIDAPGHIEFLKNMISGASRAEAALLLIDAKEGVAENSKRHGMLLSLLGIKQVAIVVNKMDLVNFSEIAFTKLKVEYSEYLATLGIKSDIFIPISAREGVNLIEHSASTPWYKGPTVLEILDSFKSVEEKENDDFRMPLQDVYKFTRDNDDRRIYAGTVTSGELNVGDEVVFYPSLKRSKVASIESFNTEVKTSVKESEAIGFTLETQIYVRNGDVVARADQSAPRVSNRFEANLFWLGVKPLELDKPYKIKIGSAQSTIYLEEIKRVIDGDTLDRADEPSVGRHEAACVIFRVHDLLAMELFAENQKLGRFVIVDEFDIAGGGIITEVLEQYTTRRTKSLHVNSVLVDKAGESAEFEEELFALLRKHFPHQFN is encoded by the coding sequence ATGCAAAGACTCAATATTGTCATCACAGGACACGTCGACCACGGTAAGAGTACGCTCATTGGAAGGCTTCTTGCCGACACCGACTCATTGCCACAAGGAAAACTGGAGAGCGTGAAAAAGATGTGCGAAAACAACGCACGTCCGTTTGAGTACGCTTTCTTGCTTGACGCACTTGCCGATGAGCAGAAACAAGGCATTACCATCGACAGTGCACGCGTCTTTTTTCAAAGTAAAAAACGAGAGTACATCATCATCGATGCACCTGGTCACATCGAATTTTTGAAAAACATGATCAGTGGAGCGTCACGTGCTGAGGCGGCTTTGCTTCTCATTGACGCCAAAGAGGGTGTGGCTGAAAACTCCAAACGTCACGGTATGTTGCTCTCACTTTTAGGCATCAAACAAGTGGCGATTGTGGTCAATAAAATGGACTTGGTTAATTTTAGTGAAATCGCCTTTACGAAATTGAAAGTGGAATACAGCGAGTACCTCGCAACACTGGGCATTAAAAGCGACATTTTCATTCCTATCAGTGCGCGTGAAGGTGTGAACCTCATCGAGCATTCTGCCTCAACGCCATGGTATAAAGGACCAACGGTTTTAGAAATTTTAGATAGTTTCAAAAGCGTGGAAGAAAAAGAGAATGATGACTTTAGAATGCCATTACAAGATGTGTACAAGTTTACACGTGACAACGATGACCGTCGAATTTATGCGGGAACCGTGACTAGTGGTGAGCTCAATGTCGGTGATGAAGTGGTTTTTTACCCTTCACTCAAACGCTCCAAAGTCGCAAGCATCGAGAGTTTTAACACCGAAGTGAAAACGAGTGTCAAAGAAAGCGAAGCCATTGGGTTTACGCTTGAAACACAAATTTACGTGCGAAACGGTGACGTAGTAGCACGTGCAGACCAGAGTGCGCCTAGAGTTAGTAACCGATTTGAAGCGAATCTTTTTTGGTTGGGTGTAAAGCCACTAGAGCTTGATAAACCGTATAAAATAAAGATCGGTTCGGCGCAAAGTACCATCTATCTTGAAGAGATCAAACGTGTCATCGATGGCGATACGCTAGATCGTGCCGATGAGCCAAGTGTGGGACGCCATGAAGCAGCATGTGTTATCTTTAGGGTACACGATCTTTTGGCGATGGAGCTTTTTGCGGAAAACCAAAAGCTAGGTCGTTTTGTCATCGTCGATGAGTTTGACATAGCAGGCGGTGGTATCATCACTGAAGTGTTAGAGCAGTACACAACGAGGCGCACAAAGTCTTTACATGTAAACTCTGTTTTGGTTGACAAAGCAGGCGAAAGTGCAGAGTTTGAAGAGGAGCTTTTTGCCCTACTTCGTAAACATTTCCCACATCAATTTAATTAA
- the cysD gene encoding sulfate adenylyltransferase subunit CysD, translated as MDHLDRLEAQSIYILREAYRSFPNLAMLWSIGKDSTVLLWLTRKAFFGHVPYPLVHIDTAFKIPEMIKYRDEIAIQWDLNLVVGQNKEALAKGETFVNGLDRLSCCKKLKSDALKNTLDGTWARRKWNPYKKVWEDELNGSPYTGVIVGVRADEEGSRSKERVFSARDEKSEWDASTQPPELWNQYKTDFAPGTHVRIHPLLEWTELNIWEYIERENIPIINLYFDQGNGKRYRSLGCFPCTAPVDSQARNPKEIIEELTSGKFKDIAERSGRAQDKDGGGTLEALRKEGYM; from the coding sequence ATGGATCATTTAGACAGACTCGAAGCCCAGAGTATCTACATTTTGCGAGAAGCGTACAGAAGCTTCCCAAACCTTGCCATGCTTTGGAGCATCGGCAAAGATAGCACGGTACTTTTGTGGCTCACACGAAAAGCATTTTTTGGGCATGTGCCGTATCCGCTCGTGCACATCGACACGGCGTTTAAAATTCCTGAGATGATCAAATACCGCGATGAAATCGCGATTCAATGGGACTTAAACTTAGTCGTTGGACAAAACAAAGAAGCGCTTGCAAAAGGTGAGACCTTTGTGAATGGACTTGATCGCCTCAGCTGCTGTAAAAAACTTAAAAGCGACGCGCTCAAAAATACGCTTGATGGAACATGGGCACGCCGTAAATGGAATCCTTACAAAAAAGTATGGGAAGATGAGTTGAACGGCTCACCTTACACGGGTGTTATTGTCGGCGTTCGTGCAGATGAAGAAGGCAGTCGCTCCAAAGAGCGTGTTTTCTCAGCGCGTGATGAAAAAAGTGAGTGGGATGCCAGTACCCAACCACCAGAGCTTTGGAATCAGTACAAAACCGATTTTGCACCAGGTACGCATGTGCGCATTCACCCACTTTTAGAGTGGACGGAGCTGAACATTTGGGAGTATATCGAGAGGGAAAATATTCCTATTATCAACCTCTATTTTGATCAAGGTAATGGCAAACGATACCGTTCTTTAGGATGTTTTCCATGTACGGCACCTGTCGATTCACAGGCTCGTAATCCAAAAGAGATCATCGAAGAGCTCACCTCTGGTAAGTTTAAAGACATCGCGGAACGTTCAGGCCGAGCGCAAGATAAAGACGGTGGTGGCACACTTGAAGCACTAAGAAAAGAAGGATATATGTAA
- a CDS encoding aminotransferase class V-fold PLP-dependent enzyme has product MGFTTKALHAKPAHKDQHGAMRFPIYQCSAFEFEKSEDLEAVFKGQKMGHVYTRSSNPSIEEFELKVKAISGAFGVIATATGMAAIANALFALVKSGDNIITTQYLFGNTLSLFQTLFSDFGVEVRYVDLSDVEAIRANIDAKTRLLFCESVSNPQLIVPDFSAIKAVLKENNVPLIVDTTATPWNIFDAKKHGVDIEIISATKYISGGGHVLGGLIVDNGTFNWKNHVTLEPFFKKFGPFAFMARLRKETFRNLGSSLTAQSAYLLSLGLETLDLRVQRSCKNALAVAKHLQSKAEIISVEYPLLENSNYFANASKQFSGGGGIVSFSFSDKETTYAFLNRLNIIKRGTNVQDNKSLAIATYHTIYAEYSDEQKAAYGLTEGMIRLSVGIEDLEDLLADIDQALA; this is encoded by the coding sequence ATGGGATTTACCACCAAAGCATTGCATGCCAAACCTGCACACAAAGACCAACACGGCGCAATGCGCTTCCCTATCTACCAATGTTCAGCGTTTGAGTTTGAAAAATCAGAAGACCTTGAAGCTGTTTTCAAAGGTCAAAAGATGGGGCATGTCTACACACGCTCTTCCAACCCGTCCATCGAAGAGTTTGAACTCAAAGTCAAAGCGATCAGCGGTGCTTTTGGCGTGATTGCGACCGCAACAGGAATGGCGGCGATTGCGAACGCGCTTTTTGCACTGGTTAAAAGTGGCGATAACATCATCACCACCCAGTACCTTTTTGGCAATACGCTTTCCTTGTTTCAAACACTCTTCAGTGATTTTGGCGTGGAAGTACGTTACGTGGATTTGAGCGATGTTGAGGCGATTCGTGCGAATATTGATGCTAAAACGCGTCTGCTTTTCTGTGAGAGTGTGAGCAATCCTCAACTGATTGTGCCTGATTTTAGCGCGATTAAAGCGGTGTTAAAAGAGAACAATGTACCTCTCATCGTCGATACAACGGCAACGCCTTGGAATATCTTTGATGCGAAAAAACACGGTGTCGACATTGAGATTATCTCCGCGACCAAATACATTTCGGGTGGCGGTCATGTTTTGGGCGGTTTGATCGTCGATAACGGTACCTTTAACTGGAAAAACCACGTAACGCTAGAGCCTTTTTTCAAAAAATTTGGTCCTTTTGCCTTTATGGCGCGCCTTCGTAAAGAGACCTTCCGAAATTTAGGCTCTTCGTTGACGGCGCAAAGTGCCTACTTGCTCTCCTTAGGTCTTGAAACGCTGGACTTAAGAGTGCAGAGAAGCTGTAAAAATGCCCTAGCTGTCGCAAAACATCTGCAAAGTAAAGCTGAGATTATCAGCGTTGAGTATCCGCTTTTGGAAAACTCGAACTATTTTGCCAACGCATCCAAACAGTTTAGTGGCGGTGGCGGCATTGTCAGCTTTAGCTTTAGCGATAAAGAGACAACCTATGCGTTTTTAAACCGTTTGAACATCATCAAACGAGGCACCAACGTCCAAGACAATAAATCATTGGCGATTGCAACGTACCATACGATTTACGCCGAATATTCCGATGAGCAAAAAGCCGCTTACGGGCTAACCGAGGGCATGATTCGTCTCTCTGTGGGTATTGAAGATTTGGAAGATTTACTCGCCGACATCGACCAAGCATTAGCCTAA
- a CDS encoding phosphoadenylyl-sulfate reductase, with protein MSQTYEIKVAEAINTLQELIGAKALKVTLAFSHQSEDAINISLAQKAGIEFDLFTLETHKLFDESLAYEKEIETFFGVAIKRFSASDEQIKALEAKVGEFGIFDNIDLRKECCHVRKLIPLAQALKGYDGWISGIRIAQSITRSDTKLVEFDGKFELLKFNPLTHFSDEDVERYMHENAIPQNALYAKGFKSIGCKPCTRAIKEGEDIRAGRWWWENPEHKECGLHLHKEK; from the coding sequence ATGAGCCAAACATACGAAATTAAGGTCGCAGAAGCGATTAACACACTTCAAGAACTCATTGGAGCCAAAGCTCTTAAAGTCACGTTGGCATTTAGCCATCAAAGTGAAGATGCCATCAACATCTCACTTGCGCAAAAAGCGGGCATTGAGTTTGATCTGTTTACCCTTGAAACCCATAAGCTTTTTGATGAGTCATTAGCCTATGAAAAAGAGATCGAAACCTTTTTTGGCGTTGCGATCAAACGCTTTAGCGCAAGTGATGAACAGATCAAAGCATTGGAAGCAAAGGTCGGAGAGTTTGGCATTTTTGATAACATTGATCTGCGCAAAGAGTGTTGTCATGTACGTAAACTCATCCCTTTAGCACAGGCACTTAAGGGGTATGATGGCTGGATCAGCGGTATTCGCATCGCACAGTCGATTACAAGAAGCGATACAAAACTGGTAGAGTTTGACGGCAAATTTGAACTCTTAAAGTTCAACCCACTCACCCATTTTAGCGATGAGGACGTGGAGCGTTATATGCACGAAAATGCCATTCCTCAAAATGCCTTATACGCCAAAGGCTTTAAAAGCATCGGCTGTAAGCCCTGTACACGCGCCATTAAAGAAGGCGAAGATATCAGAGCAGGCAGATGGTGGTGGGAAAACCCAGAACATAAAGAGTGCGGATTGCATCTGCATAAGGAGAAGTAA
- the thiS gene encoding sulfur carrier protein ThiS — protein MKLTINGEAKEIKDGVTLPELLIIENVEQPDMVSVQLNDEFVRQDEHKSITLKEGDEINFLYFMGGGA, from the coding sequence ATGAAATTAACCATTAACGGAGAAGCAAAAGAGATTAAGGACGGCGTAACGCTTCCAGAATTACTCATTATTGAAAATGTTGAACAACCCGACATGGTCTCGGTGCAACTCAATGACGAATTTGTAAGACAAGACGAACACAAAAGTATCACACTTAAAGAGGGCGATGAGATCAACTTTTTATACTTCATGGGAGGTGGCGCGTGA
- a CDS encoding DUF2061 domain-containing protein, with the protein MVEHKKRSIVKAISWRTLGTVDTMLISFIVTGSPLAAVSIGAFELLTKTLLYYFHERAWNKIDFGRQKTQPEYQI; encoded by the coding sequence ATGGTAGAGCACAAAAAACGTAGTATCGTTAAAGCGATCTCTTGGAGAACACTCGGAACGGTTGACACCATGTTGATCAGTTTTATCGTCACGGGAAGCCCACTTGCCGCCGTTTCTATCGGAGCGTTTGAGCTTCTCACCAAAACATTGCTATACTATTTTCATGAAAGAGCGTGGAATAAAATCGATTTTGGTCGCCAAAAAACACAACCAGAGTATCAAATATGA
- the sodC gene encoding superoxide dismutase family protein, producing MVKKLSFALMVATLPLSLFAAETKVALNLATATGVGEKIGEVTISETKYGLVFTPSIKGVPAGIHGFHVHANPSCEPLKAADGKVTPAGAAGGHFDPKATNAHKGPYSDDGHLGDLPALYADANGDITTPVLAPRLTSLDQIKEHALMLHAGGDNHSDHPAMLGGGGARVACGVIK from the coding sequence ATGGTTAAAAAACTTTCTTTCGCACTGATGGTAGCGACACTTCCCCTTTCCCTCTTTGCGGCTGAAACCAAAGTAGCACTCAACCTTGCAACAGCAACTGGCGTTGGTGAAAAAATCGGCGAAGTTACTATTTCTGAGACAAAATACGGTCTGGTATTTACCCCTTCTATTAAAGGCGTTCCAGCAGGCATTCATGGTTTCCATGTCCATGCAAATCCTAGTTGTGAACCCTTAAAAGCAGCCGATGGCAAAGTAACGCCCGCAGGAGCGGCAGGTGGGCACTTTGACCCAAAAGCGACCAATGCACACAAAGGTCCTTACAGTGATGATGGTCACTTAGGCGATCTTCCTGCACTTTATGCCGATGCCAACGGTGACATCACAACACCTGTTCTTGCTCCAAGACTTACGTCACTGGATCAAATCAAAGAACATGCTTTGATGCTTCATGCAGGTGGAGACAATCACTCTGACCATCCAGCAATGCTTGGCGGGGGTGGTGCTCGTGTCGCATGTGGTGTTATCAAATAA
- a CDS encoding HesA/MoeB/ThiF family protein — protein sequence MKEFSDEELERYSRHIILQDVGIEGQEKIANSKILVIGAGGLGSPVALYLAAAGVGEIGIVDGDVVDLSNLQRQVIHATADIGVPKVLSAKAKMEAINPNVKVTVYQKFLDASNILDIIKGYDFVIDGTDNFSAKFLINDACILANVPYSHGGILRFGGQTMTIKPHESACYACVFDSPPPANAIPTCSSAGILGAVAGMLGTIQAAEALKYIVGVGEPLYNRLLTFDAKTMNFRNVNFKKNPKCRVCGGEGIKEIRDYEAVVCEAKL from the coding sequence GTGAAAGAGTTTAGCGATGAGGAATTAGAGCGTTATTCGCGCCACATCATCCTTCAAGATGTCGGCATAGAAGGTCAAGAGAAGATTGCTAATTCTAAGATTTTAGTGATCGGAGCAGGCGGACTTGGCTCTCCTGTAGCACTTTACTTAGCCGCAGCAGGTGTTGGAGAAATCGGCATCGTGGATGGTGATGTGGTTGATCTTTCAAACCTTCAACGTCAAGTCATTCACGCCACAGCCGACATCGGTGTACCAAAAGTTCTCTCGGCTAAAGCGAAAATGGAAGCGATCAACCCAAATGTTAAAGTGACCGTGTATCAAAAGTTTTTGGATGCTTCCAACATTTTGGACATTATCAAAGGGTATGACTTTGTCATTGATGGAACCGACAATTTTTCGGCGAAATTTTTGATTAACGATGCGTGTATCTTGGCAAATGTACCTTATTCACACGGTGGCATTTTACGTTTTGGTGGACAAACGATGACCATTAAACCTCACGAGAGTGCATGTTACGCGTGTGTGTTTGATAGCCCTCCACCTGCGAATGCGATTCCTACATGTTCAAGTGCAGGTATTTTAGGAGCGGTTGCGGGTATGCTTGGAACCATTCAAGCCGCAGAAGCACTCAAATACATCGTCGGTGTCGGTGAACCACTCTACAACAGACTCTTAACCTTTGATGCCAAAACGATGAACTTTAGAAATGTGAATTTCAAAAAAAACCCAAAATGCCGCGTCTGTGGTGGAGAGGGAATTAAAGAGATACGCGACTACGAAGCCGTTGTATGTGAGGCAAAATTATGA
- a CDS encoding sulfurtransferase TusA family protein, which translates to MSRYEIPQMVYEDLEVFKKNHAEFLAGTLDELTFKTMRVPFGVYEQRAANTFMVRIKLAGGILTPKQLLTLSDLAEKYAHEAIHITTRGGAQLHYVKIEDIIDIITTLHSIDLSGRGGGGNTVRNVMADPLAGTAKDEIFDVSPYALAMTSKMLEQKDSFALPRKFKITFSGSEADRGYATIHDVGFIAKIQDGVKGFKLFTAGGMGAKSRLGTLLRDFVPDTEVFLYSQAIKQVFDKYGNRKNKHAARLRFLFEDLGLEEFNKLLDVELKAVKAKGDWEMPITEIERDFGDTTHEPFAVPENIKKWWNRYVYAQKQEGLYGCKVPVHLGDIHFENARNLANALLPFGEDVLRFTGDQNLYIRNLTAPQMASLHDILQNFSKDVAKPTLFGDMVACTGAATCQLGIARPRGAVDAIQKRLNKLIDERDYDALQGFKIHLSGCPNSCGKHLIGDLGFFGKVQRNEGYSYPAYNVVAGSRTHGDGSVYAQKAGDVAAFHVPAFVEEVLDTWLLHVKAYKSFADWIDDGGLAIITEISKKYVDIPSFKEDKNPYFDYDAVELFSLKGRGTGECSAGMYDLIEADKKALKEALEKEEKDYELIRLLAARMLLVTRGEDARDKAGVLKAFKTLFVDTTLLNAYFGTMLEGDADEKSIELAEEVIKLYETMDNTLKFAKEKELAAAATQTEVKSAHFKDLSGVACPMNFVKTKMELSKIGSGEVLEILLDDGAPIDNVPKSVASEGHTVEATTKEGNGWRVRIVKK; encoded by the coding sequence ATGAGTAGATATGAAATTCCCCAAATGGTCTATGAAGACCTTGAAGTTTTTAAAAAAAACCATGCCGAGTTTTTGGCTGGAACGCTTGATGAGCTTACCTTTAAAACAATGCGAGTCCCTTTTGGTGTGTATGAACAACGCGCGGCCAACACTTTTATGGTGCGTATCAAACTGGCTGGCGGCATCTTAACCCCCAAACAACTTTTAACGCTCTCCGACTTAGCTGAAAAGTACGCGCACGAGGCAATTCATATCACCACACGTGGTGGCGCACAGCTTCACTATGTCAAGATTGAAGACATCATCGACATTATCACAACATTGCACAGCATCGACCTCAGTGGTCGTGGTGGCGGAGGCAATACCGTCCGTAACGTTATGGCTGACCCACTCGCAGGAACGGCTAAAGATGAGATTTTTGATGTCTCTCCGTATGCCCTTGCGATGACCTCTAAGATGCTAGAGCAAAAAGACTCGTTTGCACTTCCACGAAAGTTCAAAATCACCTTTAGTGGCTCAGAAGCAGACCGTGGTTACGCCACGATTCACGATGTTGGCTTTATCGCTAAGATTCAAGATGGCGTGAAAGGCTTTAAACTCTTTACCGCTGGTGGTATGGGTGCAAAATCACGCTTGGGAACACTGTTGCGTGACTTTGTGCCAGATACTGAAGTCTTTTTGTACTCTCAAGCGATCAAACAAGTGTTTGACAAATACGGTAACCGCAAAAACAAACATGCTGCACGCCTTCGCTTTTTATTTGAAGATCTTGGTCTCGAAGAGTTTAACAAACTCCTTGACGTGGAGCTTAAAGCGGTAAAAGCCAAAGGTGACTGGGAGATGCCAATCACTGAAATTGAGCGTGACTTCGGCGACACAACACATGAGCCTTTCGCTGTTCCTGAAAATATTAAAAAATGGTGGAACCGTTACGTGTACGCCCAAAAACAAGAAGGGCTTTACGGATGTAAAGTGCCTGTGCATTTAGGCGACATTCATTTCGAAAATGCACGCAACCTTGCCAATGCACTGCTTCCATTTGGTGAAGACGTGCTTCGTTTTACAGGCGATCAAAACCTTTACATCAGAAACCTAACAGCGCCTCAAATGGCAAGTTTGCACGACATCTTGCAAAATTTCTCGAAAGATGTGGCAAAACCAACGCTCTTTGGTGATATGGTCGCGTGTACCGGTGCAGCAACGTGTCAGCTGGGCATTGCTCGCCCTCGTGGTGCAGTCGATGCGATTCAAAAGCGTCTCAATAAACTCATTGATGAACGTGACTATGATGCTCTTCAAGGATTTAAAATCCATTTATCGGGTTGTCCGAACAGTTGTGGAAAACACCTCATCGGCGATCTTGGATTTTTCGGAAAAGTTCAACGCAATGAGGGCTACTCCTACCCTGCCTACAACGTCGTAGCAGGTTCACGCACCCATGGTGATGGCAGTGTGTACGCGCAAAAAGCGGGTGATGTTGCAGCCTTTCATGTTCCAGCTTTTGTGGAAGAAGTTTTGGATACGTGGCTTTTACATGTAAAGGCTTATAAGAGTTTTGCAGACTGGATTGATGATGGTGGTCTTGCTATCATCACAGAGATCAGCAAAAAATACGTCGATATTCCTTCGTTCAAAGAGGATAAAAACCCTTACTTTGACTATGACGCGGTGGAACTCTTCTCGCTAAAAGGTCGAGGAACAGGTGAGTGTAGTGCAGGTATGTATGACCTTATCGAAGCCGATAAAAAGGCACTTAAAGAAGCGTTAGAGAAAGAGGAAAAAGACTATGAGTTGATTCGTCTTTTAGCCGCTCGTATGCTTTTGGTGACACGTGGCGAAGATGCGCGTGATAAAGCAGGTGTTCTCAAAGCCTTTAAAACACTTTTTGTCGATACAACACTGCTCAATGCCTACTTTGGCACGATGCTAGAGGGTGATGCGGATGAAAAATCCATCGAGCTGGCAGAAGAAGTTATCAAGCTTTACGAGACAATGGACAATACCCTGAAATTTGCGAAAGAAAAAGAGCTCGCAGCAGCGGCTACGCAGACCGAAGTAAAATCAGCCCATTTTAAAGACCTCAGCGGTGTGGCGTGCCCGATGAACTTTGTCAAAACAAAGATGGAACTCTCTAAAATCGGAAGTGGCGAAGTCTTGGAAATTTTACTCGATGATGGCGCACCGATTGACAACGTGCCAAAATCGGTGGCAAGCGAAGGACACACCGTCGAAGCGACTACCAAAGAGGGTAATGGCTGGCGTGTAAGGATCGTGAAAAAATGA